The Lycium barbarum isolate Lr01 chromosome 11, ASM1917538v2, whole genome shotgun sequence genome contains the following window.
ttgagtattcttcacaaatggtttcttggcttcttgcatggggcccttattcttttgccaattggaggaggaagctcctcgttctttgttattgttccatgcACTCACATAGCCTCTTAGGgacttattgattttgtcttccttgcgaccctcctctatttcaatagtcgcttgaagggtttcttgaatgctcccatagttgtggagtctcatttgggagacaatgtcaccatttaacccggctcgaaaccgagtcatagcatttaactcatgCTCATCAAAGTCTATTCTCATtttgacaatttggaactcatcatagtattcttccacactctttttgttttgccttaaggtatacaccttcttgagttgttcttgtttgtagcgttcggtgacatacttacgccgcatggtatccttcaattcatcccaattaGGTGTGGGCAgaagtccaataattcttcttgctttcacttgagttccccaccatgtggaggcgtacccttcgaattgagcaatggcgtaagatgCTTtcttcacctcggacatgtcattcgtcaagaatattctatcacaatgcatcacccaatcaaggaatataTTGGGATCACTACCTcatttgaaggttgggagagtaaccttgatggaattgagactcgtgtctcgctgTCCCCCATAATCGTGATTCCTATTGAAATCTCCATCGTCATCATAACCTCGATGGTCatgaccttggtacccttcacgagcttggtaccctctttgcctacccatgtgagggttaggaccatgccttccacccctcccTCGATAACTTCCTTGTGCTTTCCCTCattgcctccaaccttggtcaccatatagttcgtgctcaagtatagcttcttctatctcgtcgtcatttggttgttggatgtttggacggttttggggtgcATTGGTGTATTTAGGTGTGGATCATTAGGGGTGGATtatttggatgtgggtcatttggagtttgatcttgtggGGGTGGATTGTTTCGtgggcctatgggaatgttgtttggtggggtgatggttgtgttttgaggagtgttttggggagtgttttggggagtggggttatatagatgatggaaggtgccgggtgacaatgtaagtgaagtgcttcgagtagctccacttgtgcctccttggtattgcactcggggcgaatacgagactccctactacctccttcaattgcttccaccctacttcccaagttttccattcgaccatccaTGTTTTCCATTCGAAAACCCATACTACCaaccttatcgttcaaggcttgcaaagctctcattacatcaactagtgtgagttccccggtgggaacttgtgtttcatcctccgtagccatggtacctattaaacACACTCAACAAAACGAGCAAatacgttagattagtaaaatcaactcacaatctctcaagtatgcgcacctttaattgcctcacaaattgcttccgccaaagattgtgtgcttgttaatgtttactagtcacaagggttcaaattctactcttggtcggaatagattatTGTTAGACTAAGAAGGgcggacgactcaattcaatctaacggactggaaccaagaaattaacaacgaagcaaaaacgaagaaaagcacgaaagaattggcatgaaagaaatgcggacacaagaactagcaaacacaagtaggaacaactactaaatggctactagttgggAGACACAATAAAAtggaatgcaaaaaaaaaatcgagaaataaatcaaatttcgggcccgggtaggtgataacttgaaaacgtggtctttaagtcccaaatgatccaaggtatcaatttgaaataatgaaaattttaaaatttctatatttttttttgttccctaccaaaggactagggacacaagaccaacaactaaggatcaagaattgtttgagaaatggaagtgggttgaaatgaaatttggaattgaaaaggtaccttgagtatacggtttgagcatggcaaaatacggtccgtattgtggtttatggtccgtatttcgtgtccgtatttagtgatgcctAAAACAGAATGTTCCTTGCCTTTTACGACCCACAAGATACAGGCCATATtttgttttacggtccgtatttaacgatgTCTTTCCTAGGCAGAATGCTCCAATCCTTGGTCCCTTTATACGGTTGGGGAATACGGTCTGTattgtgatttacggtccgtattgtggtttacggtccgtatttaacgagGTTGCCAAATTCCAGTGAGCTACAATTTCAAGATCCAAGTTTACGACCCCAGATTATGGTCCTTAatgtgatttacggtccgtaatttgcAATGTTCCCAGCTTCAGTGATTTTCGTGTTGAACTCGAACTTTTCaaattttggaccaaatttcttgGATCTGATGACGTTCCTGGGCCCACTCAACCTAGTATTTACCCTTTTGGGGTAGAAAAACACTTTCCCCAAATCTCgacttgaaaactttggattaaatgcccttttggagagtcttcttccctatgaagatttgaagatcttcaagaataccaacaatttcaaatttccaactaccttcaaatcaacttgtttttccttcaaatttcagatttagactccccaagacttgtagaccaaagcccaataagtttcaacttccaatttcacccaaatccATACAAGACCCGAGTAGGCGGGTCGAGCTCCTACGAGGTACCCACTACTCGGAGTACCCTCCCAAAAGGAAAAAGATGTGTCTGTCAGGTTCGGTTTTTCTTAGTTGGGTTGGGCGGGTTCGACCAGAAATGCTATGCTTACACACAAGACTACCCCTCTTCCCGAAAGCTTCGCGGGGACTACTTTAGGACGACGGACGACCGCCTATAGGGGGTTTACTGCACAAAGCCCCTGCAGAGGAAAGGCTTTATCCCAGCGAATAGAAGATACTCAACTCTGCACAACATAGGGATTAGCATACTTTCGGGaacaagacccacttcaagttcttcaagttTTTGAAAAGCTTCAACTAAAAAATGGTGGATTCTTCAATATTGACTCGATTGACATgaaatttgaagatttgaaaccctaacgtactaaggaacaagaatctaataacaaaacaacaaaacaaacaatttttttttggggtttttctaggatttttcgattttttttaatagtaacaaaccctaggctagatttgatagaacaaatctaatccaagctcttataccaattgatacaagattaagaacgaaaacaacaagaaaatgcaagaaataaaagagatagataatttgacacaacttatactcaatttagcaaccaaagttatagaaaactaagacctctaaatttaagaacaagaagcaaccaaattcttaggatgaccaagagggattagaatccctaataacctatcctctcaataaacacccaatccaaggctaaggaatcactcaactctcaagagttacaatatccaaatatcaagtaataataatcaaaatagtctaagtcttccaaatgaaagaaactactatttatactaacgcTCAAAAGAAGACTactacattattacacttttacccttaataaagtaagggccttgtttgggtgtcttcgtTTGGGAAAATAACTTGAAATTgaaaatcttcaagtaatagccacattgcaagcatgaTCATCTTCAACCTTCTTCtctaaaccatcctcccatgctatcatgaacacttgaaatctCCGGGAAGGTTCTAGAATGTATTCAAGtacgtccctcctcatgaacaatgcttgcatagcttgaagttccctcgcttggctccttgtaaaaggtcttgatgtcACTCGAATTGTATCACACATCCTCTAAGTGCCATCTTTCTTTGGAACAAGAATCACCAGAACGGCACACGGGCTAAGACTCTCCTTTACTAGCCCCTTTTTAAGAAGGCCATCCACTTGCCTTTGCGATTCTTTTATTTCTTCTGGATTGCTCCTATAAGCTGgtttgttgggaatttgggtATCCAGTACAAAGTCGATTTGGTGCTCAATACCTCTCAAGGGAGGTAAGCCATCGGGCATTTCTTCCGGGAACAATGTTtcatattcctgcaaaagagaagatatGCTACTAGGCAAAGTGCTAATAGCTTGGTTAGCATTTAAGAGAAGGCTTTTATTGACAAGACACACCATGAAGCGAACAAACATTTCTTGAAACCATCTTGAGATGTTTCCTCTCCACTTATGGCCAACAAAGTCTCACTCTCACTCTTCTCCTTTTCTTCCCTTTGATACTTCTCCCGAAGCTCCCTCGTCACTCTATAATCCTCACTCACTTGGTAAGGGGTTAGTGGGTTAAGAATGTACTTCTCCCCCTTGACCACAAATGAGTACTTGTTAGTCCTCTTACTATGTTGGGCATcaacatcaaattgccaaggtcTTCCAAGCAATAAATGGCAAGCTTGCATGGGTACCACATCACAAAAAATCTCATCTTGGTACTT
Protein-coding sequences here:
- the LOC132619862 gene encoding uncharacterized protein LOC132619862, with protein sequence MRVNKQAIIKFSIGKYQDEIFCDVVPMQACHLLLGRPWQFDVDAQHSKRTNKYSFVVKGEKYILNPLTPYQVSEDYRVTRELREKYQREEKEKSESETLLAISGEETSQDGFKKSISTLPSSISSLLQEYETLFPEEMPDGLPPLRGIEHQIDFVLDTQIPNKPAYRSNPEEIKESQRQVDGLLKKGLVKESLSPCAVLVILVPKKDGT